A part of Methanohalobium evestigatum Z-7303 genomic DNA contains:
- a CDS encoding fumarylacetoacetate hydrolase family protein produces the protein MFGRFKYKNEIFYGDVDNDKEHVTGRGECNRLIFKLSDIEVLPPVNPSKIICVGLNYQDHANELGLDIPNKPLIFLKPSSSIIGNCDKIVHPKTSNHIEYEAELGVVIGKKCKHVKADSTNNVIAGYTCFNDVTARDLQKQDGQWTRAKSFDTFAPVGPFIATADDINLHNANIKCRVNGITCQNSNTSNLIFGVPHLIEFISDIMTLQPGDIIATGTPPGVGKIHSGDIVEIEIEGIGTLSNEVVE, from the coding sequence ATGTTTGGTCGGTTCAAATACAAAAATGAGATATTCTATGGTGATGTTGATAATGATAAAGAGCATGTTACCGGGAGAGGTGAATGTAACAGATTGATTTTTAAATTATCTGATATAGAGGTACTCCCACCTGTAAATCCATCTAAAATTATCTGTGTAGGGTTAAATTATCAGGACCATGCAAATGAACTCGGGTTGGATATCCCTAATAAACCACTCATTTTTTTAAAGCCTTCATCATCAATTATCGGTAATTGTGATAAGATCGTACATCCAAAAACAAGCAACCATATAGAGTACGAAGCTGAACTGGGTGTTGTTATAGGTAAAAAATGTAAACATGTTAAAGCAGATAGTACAAATAATGTAATTGCCGGTTACACATGTTTTAATGATGTTACTGCCAGAGACCTACAAAAACAGGACGGACAATGGACACGCGCAAAAAGTTTTGATACATTTGCACCAGTAGGTCCCTTTATAGCAACTGCAGATGATATCAACCTACACAATGCAAATATTAAGTGCCGTGTGAATGGAATAACGTGTCAGAATTCAAATACATCCAATTTAATCTTTGGTGTTCCACACCTTATAGAATTCATATCCGATATTATGACATTACAACCCGGAGATATTATAGCCACTGGTACTCCACCAGGTGTTGGAAAAATACATAGTGGTGATATTGTAGAAATCGAAATCGAGGGAATCGGGACTTTAAGTAATGAGGTTGTTGAATAA
- a CDS encoding NAD(P)H-dependent oxidoreductase, which yields MNVLYVYAHQEPKSFNSSMKDTALEAFEERGDSVKVSDLYAMNFDPVLDENDFKNRKYTDIFNPFLEQLHANKTDGFAPDIKAEMDKINWADMLIFQFPIYFTGFPAIMKGWIDRVFSPGFAFNPLTQSAYETGLLKGKKSMLVTTAGADKDWYSKGGMHGDIHELLKSITHCTLEFTGLEVLPTHVVYGASNLSEDDAKKELERYRELILSL from the coding sequence ATGAATGTTTTGTATGTATATGCACACCAAGAACCAAAATCATTTAACAGCTCAATGAAAGATACAGCATTAGAGGCTTTTGAAGAAAGAGGGGACAGTGTAAAAGTGTCAGACCTGTATGCAATGAATTTTGACCCTGTACTGGATGAAAATGATTTTAAAAACAGGAAATACACAGATATATTCAACCCGTTTTTAGAACAACTCCATGCAAATAAAACAGATGGTTTTGCACCTGATATAAAGGCAGAAATGGACAAAATAAACTGGGCTGATATGCTAATTTTCCAATTCCCGATTTATTTTACAGGTTTTCCTGCGATTATGAAAGGTTGGATAGATAGGGTTTTCTCACCGGGATTTGCTTTTAATCCGTTAACACAAAGCGCTTATGAGACAGGTCTTTTAAAAGGTAAAAAATCGATGCTTGTCACAACAGCGGGAGCAGATAAGGATTGGTATTCTAAAGGAGGAATGCATGGGGATATTCACGAATTGCTCAAAAGCATAACACACTGCACACTGGAGTTTACCGGGCTGGAAGTTTTACCAACCCATGTGGTATACGGAGCAAGCAATCTATCAGAAGATGATGCTAAAAAAGAACTTGAGAGATACAGAGAGCTTATATTATCTCTTTAA
- a CDS encoding C2H2-type zinc finger protein has translation MGDKSEKKENKFECKVCEMTFPTRQDYERHMKKHHESG, from the coding sequence ATGGGTGATAAATCAGAAAAAAAAGAAAACAAGTTTGAATGCAAAGTGTGTGAAATGACTTTTCCTACCAGACAGGATTATGAAAGGCATATGAAAAAACATCATGAAAGTGGTTAA
- a CDS encoding glycoside hydrolase family 15 protein, which produces MTRHIVLGNQSLLVNIDKWFQVRDIYYPYVGLENHVLGHAHKIGIFVDGIFSWINEDDWIKLPAYKNDTLITENKATNKNLGLKLILEENVYCEDNIFLRKITIKNERSYKRNIRLFFNQDFHLYGTGIGDTAVYQMDHNVIIHYKRSRYFLVGALKSDEKNGFASDIEDYAIGESETGYLEGTFRDAEDGVLSRNPVAQGSVDSTVGVSLEVPGNSSNTAYYYMTVGQNFDDVYRLHDYLMDVGAEAILDHSEECQRSWVNHTSTDLSNLDSRLATLYKRSLLIIKTQYDTHGAIIAANDSDNLQFNRDTYSYMWSRDGALVAITLINAGFAEFTKPFFRFCRDVLWWEGCMLHKYNPDKTLGSSWHPWVEDGKPALPIQEDETALVIYALWKYYESTGDLDFIKQLYEPLIKKAVFFMDDYRYPNSLPRESYDLWEERRGIYTFTSATVYAGLASAEKISYLFNDTEICNICRSRYFPLRNAILKELFDRDKEIFIRGLKYQKSNPDQKEIDHTIDSSIYAIFEFGLLSADDEKVKNTMKNIESKLWVNKSGGVARYENDHYHKVSDKSTGNPWIICTLWLAKWYIKKSENFAELDKALNLINWVADCSFETGIMPEQVNPLTRESISVAPLTWSHAEFVDTVTKYIDKTKKLESKT; this is translated from the coding sequence ATGACACGACATATCGTTCTCGGCAACCAGTCATTGCTGGTTAACATAGATAAATGGTTTCAGGTAAGGGATATTTACTATCCCTATGTTGGTCTGGAAAATCATGTGCTTGGACACGCTCACAAAATAGGGATATTTGTTGATGGAATATTCTCATGGATTAACGAAGATGACTGGATAAAATTACCTGCATATAAAAACGATACACTTATTACAGAAAATAAAGCAACAAATAAAAATCTTGGATTAAAACTGATTCTTGAGGAAAATGTCTATTGTGAGGATAATATTTTCCTGCGAAAAATAACTATCAAAAATGAACGTAGTTATAAACGAAATATTCGATTGTTTTTCAACCAGGATTTTCATCTCTATGGAACCGGTATAGGGGACACCGCAGTATATCAGATGGACCATAATGTCATAATACATTACAAGAGGTCGAGATACTTTCTGGTTGGGGCTCTCAAATCAGATGAAAAAAACGGATTTGCCAGTGATATCGAGGATTATGCCATCGGAGAATCTGAAACCGGTTACCTTGAAGGAACTTTTAGAGATGCAGAAGATGGAGTCCTGTCCAGAAACCCTGTAGCTCAAGGCTCTGTAGATTCAACAGTTGGAGTGTCCCTTGAAGTTCCCGGAAATTCATCAAACACTGCTTATTACTATATGACTGTCGGGCAAAATTTTGATGATGTATATCGGTTGCACGATTATCTAATGGATGTTGGAGCTGAAGCTATCTTGGACCATTCCGAGGAATGTCAGCGTTCATGGGTCAATCATACTTCTACAGACCTTTCAAATCTCGATTCCCGACTCGCCACTCTTTACAAAAGGTCACTGTTAATTATAAAAACCCAATATGATACCCACGGTGCTATAATTGCAGCAAACGATTCGGATAATCTCCAGTTCAACAGAGACACCTACAGTTATATGTGGTCAAGGGATGGGGCACTTGTTGCCATCACTCTAATAAACGCTGGGTTTGCAGAATTTACAAAACCCTTTTTCAGATTCTGCAGGGATGTTCTCTGGTGGGAAGGATGCATGCTCCACAAATACAATCCTGACAAAACCCTTGGAAGCAGCTGGCATCCATGGGTAGAAGACGGTAAACCCGCTTTACCTATTCAGGAAGATGAAACAGCACTGGTGATATATGCACTCTGGAAATATTATGAATCCACCGGTGACCTCGATTTTATAAAACAACTTTATGAGCCTCTAATAAAAAAAGCTGTTTTTTTTATGGATGACTACAGATATCCCAATTCACTCCCAAGAGAAAGTTATGACCTTTGGGAGGAGAGGAGAGGCATATATACATTTACTTCTGCCACAGTGTATGCAGGTTTGGCATCTGCTGAAAAAATAAGCTACCTTTTTAATGATACTGAAATCTGCAATATATGCCGTAGCAGATACTTTCCCCTAAGAAACGCTATATTAAAAGAATTGTTTGATAGGGATAAAGAGATATTTATACGAGGTTTAAAATATCAAAAAAGTAACCCAGACCAAAAAGAGATAGACCATACTATTGACAGCAGTATTTATGCAATATTTGAATTTGGACTCCTATCAGCAGATGATGAAAAAGTTAAAAACACTATGAAAAACATTGAGAGCAAGCTGTGGGTAAACAAAAGTGGGGGAGTTGCCAGATATGAAAACGACCACTATCATAAAGTATCAGATAAATCCACTGGTAATCCCTGGATTATATGCACCCTCTGGCTTGCCAAGTGGTATATAAAAAAATCAGAGAACTTTGCTGAACTGGATAAAGCACTGAACCTTATTAATTGGGTTGCAGATTGTTCATTTGAAACCGGTATTATGCCCGAACAAGTTAATCCGTTAACCAGAGAATCAATATCAGTTGCACCTCTTACATGGAGTCATGCAGAATTTGTTGATACAGTTACAAAATACATTGATAAAACAAAAAAATTAGAAAGCAAAACATGA